The nucleotide sequence GCGTATTGCTGAAGAATCATCTTTACAACTATCTCCTGCGACGGCGAGCCGTGCGGAAATGCCTGTCAGCGGAGATAGGGGAGCTGACCCTGGAGGTCGGCAGCGGTCTGTCGCCGATGACGGAGGCTTCAGACCGGATTGTCTATTCCGAACTCTCATTTTCAGCCCGCCTCACACCGAGGCGCCCGGCGTCGGTCCTCCTCATCCGTGCGGTCAATCAGGCCTGATCGGCGCGAGATGGTGTACCGCAATTTGCGTGCCGTTTTATAAAACTGAACCAGGCCAGTTTCTCTCGTGCTGGCGGATTGAATTTTAACTTTCAATTTGACAGAGGGTGGTTTTTACTCTATCAATGCGGAGGGGGGACAATGTGAAGGTTGAACTTGCATATCGCACCATTTGCTGATTGGAATTCGGTCCCGACCTTTTTCCCGTTGAAATCAAGGCGGGGGCAACCATCACGCCGGATTAGTAATAGCAAAGATGAAGGTACCGGATACAGACGGGGAGTATATTGAAAAAACGACAATAACCGGGCGAAGTTTATCGAAGCTCAGAAGTCGCCCCCTTGACAAGGCACAGGTGGATACAACACATGAAGCTATCAGTCGTTATCGCCTGTTACAATGAAGCCGCCACCATCGAAAAGGTGATAGACGCCGTGGTGCGCGCACCCTTTCCCGATAAGGAGATCATCGTTGTAGATGACTTCTCTACCGACGGGACCAGGGAAATCCTTCGGGACCGGATTGTACAAAGAATCTCGAAGGTGATCTATCATTCCGTAAACCTTGGCAAAGGCGCTGCACTTCGGTCGGCGATCCGGGAGGCGACCGGAGATGTCGTCATCGTCCAGGATGCCGACCTCGAATATGATCCGGAGGAGTATCCGAAAGTTATCAACCCGATTCTCGAAAATAAGGCCGATGTTGTCTATGGCTCCCGTTTCATCGGCGGCGAGCCGCACCGGGTGGTTTATTTCTGGCATCGAGTTGGCAATGGCCTGCTGACGCTCCTTTCCAACATGTTCACTAACCTGAATCTCACGGATATGGAGACCTGTTACAAGGCATTTCGCCGGGAGGTCATCCAGTCAATTGCCATCGAGGAAAACCGATTCGGATTCGAGCCGGAGATCACGGCCAAGATGGCCCGAAAAGGCGTCCGAATCTACGAGGTGGGAATCTCGTACCACGGCCGGACTTACAAGGAAGGGAAGAAGATCAACTGGAAAGATGGCTGCCGCGCTTTGTACTGCATCCTG is from Deltaproteobacteria bacterium and encodes:
- a CDS encoding glycosyltransferase family 2 protein; translation: MKLSVVIACYNEAATIEKVIDAVVRAPFPDKEIIVVDDFSTDGTREILRDRIVQRISKVIYHSVNLGKGAALRSAIREATGDVVIVQDADLEYDPEEYPKVINPILENKADVVYGSRFIGGEPHRVVYFWHRVGNGLLTLLSNMFTNLNLTDMETCYKAFRREVIQSIAIEENRFGFEPEITAKMARKGVRIYEVGISYHGRTYKEGKKINWKDGCRALYCILKYNMR